The Venturia canescens isolate UGA chromosome 7, ASM1945775v1, whole genome shotgun sequence genome segment CGTTCCTGGaacgagaaaataatattCGGTCAAGCGACGAATCacgaattttcgaataaaaattacgAAGACTATGAGAGAACGAGCGTTTTACCTGAGCGCGGCTTGAGCAAGTACGACAATTCTTCCTGACTGGAAACTTGTTGAAATTCCTCGCCGCATGCACCCCGCAAAACCGCAACGACTTCGGCACGGGGATTGTAAAAGTAGAGAGCTTGCTTTCGGTTGTTGAACTCGTTTATCAGCGCAGCCATTccctgaaaaatatttcaagtttTCTCAGGCTCATGCACATTCTGAATCTCCTTTTTGTCAAATCATCCCCCACAATCTAGTTTTTTAAAGTAACACGAATATTTTCTCAAGCTTTGTAAATTTTGTGCGAGGAATAGCAATTTCTGAATTAACATTAAAacatacgacgctgaagtttccaacgttcgagttcaacgaaatgaacgaaaaaaaacatttgtaattcaccaattttttatttcacgagtcgttggtgcagcttgaaaaactgcgaatcgcaaatttggcagggaacaaaataggagaattactggaattattggagagtttttttcgatcatttcgttggactccaacgttggaaacttcagcatcattaAAACATGATCTTCATGAAAATTACTTTCGCCGCCGTGAAATCAGCGCCCAGAACATATCGACAATCAACGACAACCGGCAATTGACTAGAACCCTCTCGAACGCCCGCGTGACCAACGAATTGTTTGATGAAATCGACGGCCGGAAAGTACAGGCTGTTACCGGGAGTGACCAAGAGATAATCCGTCCCGGAATCGGTctgaaaataattcacaagTTAGCGTCAACGAAGTCACACGAAAGACACGAAGACATTTTTggaattctctacaaaaatagAGCTCCGATCGTCATTCACCGGTCAAACCACTCACGATGCATTTTTCGACGTGCATCGACGGCCTCGCCGACGGATACAACAGGAATATCAGATTCACTCCTACTCCAATGAGAATACCGTACTCAACGCCGATAATGAGACACAGGAAAAATGTCGCGAACATCGGGATGAGATCTTTCTTACTCGATTTCCACATCAGTTTTACCACTTCGTACTCGATCATGTATATCACCGCACATATTATAACGGCTGCGAGAGATGCTGGGAATCATAATTTTACAAGGAATTAAAATAATGCTGAAAATCACGTTTCCACGCTGAGTTTGAGAGAGATTTTGTTATAAAATGCAGTGGCGAATGACAGAATATTTGAGAAAGTGGAGAGAATTTTGGCACGGTTGGGAACTTTTGTGAATCTGTGATCGTGTGagttttgatttttcgataattatttGAGGAAATTTAATGAAgctaaaaatttgagaactttTTGATTTATTGTGAGAAATTTCATGCAGAATTGCGAGCAAAAGAGAATTTTAATTCCGCCGATAAATTTTACTTCATTTTAAGATATTCTTTAATTTTGCAGACCATTAAATGTTATTGCACGAACCGGGGAGACTCTCCGAGCACGAAAAGACGACGAAACGTGGCGAATTTACTGGACGGATCGAGGAAAGAGGCGGAACGAACCTTTGGGAATGAAGTAAAAGTACGGAGTGAGAAGACTCAGAGCCAAAAGTATGAGTGCGCCGGTATAAAGTCCGCCCATGGGGGTCCTGACGCCACTGGCATGATTGACGGCCGAGCGGCTGAAGCTTCCGGTGACGGGCATCGAGTTGGCGCAGGATCCTAGAACGTTGCAGATCCCAAGGCACAAGAGTTCTTGTGTAGCATCGACGCTTTCGCCGTTGGCGAAGGCTTTGGCGATGGCGACGTTGCCCAGGACGCCGATTATCGGAACGAGCAGGATCGCGGGTCCGAGCTCGGAGCACATTTCGACAAAGTTCAACGTCCGATTGTTCATTTGAGTGGAGAATGGGGGCAAACCGAACGTCGGGAGTCCTGATCTCACGGTACCGGTGAGCACGAACGGTGACCCACCAGATTGCTCCATTTTGTAAGCGAGCGTCGAGCAGGCCACGACGATTATGGCGTTACGGGCGGTCGATATCAGCCAGATGAGTTTGCTCACGAGCAGCTGAGATTTCGTCGGCTTCGCCGCCTCGTCGGAGCATAATTTCACGTCTTTCATTCTCTGCGAACAAATTTCACCGTCGTTTCATCGCAAAGTATTCTTTTACAAGATTAATCTTAATTTTACAGCTACAAAACAGAATCTTCCCCATGGAAAAAGTGCAGAAGCCACGAGAATTCGAATTCCGAAGGATCTTTCATTCGAATTGACAGACTCAATAGCAATTGGTACAAAATCCTCACAGTTGGCCTCGTCGGAAGGAGAGTTGCTCAACAGAGATCAGAGCCCGACCTCGAAACAGCGCTTGccaagaaaaaagcatcgatcACTCGTGACCTTTGAACTGGAAAATCTTGGGAGCCTCGAAGAAGGAGagcaaacgaaaataaaaagggtCTCACCCTGAGCAGCAGAAGGAGGATGATGCACGTCGCGCTCATGCCAGCGTCGCACGGCGACGTGCTGCCAATGTTCTGTACGACTTTGGTAATGGTGTCGACGAAACCGGACGACGATATCTTCAGGCCTAACAGGCCCTTCAATTGAGACGCGACGATTATTACCGAAGTCGCTGATGTGAATCCCACCGTGACCGGTATCGATATAAAATCGATTAGAACGTCtgtggagaaaaatacaaaatgagGAACGAGTCTCCGGGCCGAAGGACGTCGAATCGACACTCGCTGTGCTTCAACTTTTTATAACAACACTCTCTTCGATCgtgataacaaaaaattaccgAGATGTAGACAAGCCATTACGAGCTGCAAGCATCCGGATAGAAATGCTAGGAGAATCGCAAAATCGGGACTTCTCCCTTGTACGTACTCATGAGTCATTATAGCCATCAATGCTGTCGGACCTATTGTGATATCCTTGCAGGAACCAAATACCACGTAAACTATCGCCCCCATAAACGCCGAGTACAGACCATACTGCAAGGGAATTCAGGCAGTTTTGTCAATCAAGTTTTTCTACGGAGAACGTGCCAGTGTCGAAACATCCGACATTTATCGATTACAACAATTCTGAAGctgttgccattttttttaaaaccttGCAAGctgtcaacattttttttagatacGAGAATGAattatggagaaaaaatattcaaatattttattcgatcAATTGGACCGAGTGTTTCGAGGAACGTGAAAATGAGTTACGCGAGTGAAAAGTAATTTTAAAAACGATGCGACTGGTTCGAGCCCCCAATTCGACGGAAAATGAGCCCAATTTTCTCACTGACACACATATTCAATTGCAGACCAGGCTCTTGCTTTTGTCTTGGTGGAAATAATGCTAAATGTGCATTTAGTGAATATTTGGAAACGACGAATGTGcattattaatcattttgaATATTGCACGATAcaaaaaagaatttaaaaaatggaaacgcAAAAGTTTGTGGCTCAAGAAGTTGAGTGTTCGattaaaatcacgtttttccatacgatttcacacaaattttcgaataacaAGTTTCGAGAATGTTCTCATTTGAGTATTTACCTGGGGCTCGAGGCCTGCCAAAATGGCATAAGCGAGTCCTTGCGGCATGACCGTTAAGCCTACGGTCACACCTGCGATGGCATCACTCACGCATTTCTCCATGTTGTATTGTGGCAGCCATCGCCAAATCGGCAGTCTTTTTTCCAGCAATTTTTTGCATCTGTTGTAGCCCGAGGATCCGAGACGTTTTCGtcggtttttttctttttcctcgctcACCATTTTCGCTAGTATCtgaagatgaaaataaaaagaatttttatttcgtccgCCGTTCACTCCGCTCGCTATACGACTCGGGATTCTCAATTTAAAATAATCGTTTCGATCGACCGTCGCTAGGTGGCGAGTCGCGGCGGGCGCTCGCGGTAACGCAGCGTTTCGTCGAGTGCTTCTTTAACCGATCTCGGAGCTCGGAACTTTGTATTTTTACAAGCTTCAAAAAGCAGATGTTAAACTCGATAATTTGGagtgtaaataaaaatttcttcgatattttacatatttttattaatcagtATCGTAATTACTCGTATTCAAATTGAATCTCGTCTCGTCTCTCCCCGATAATGAGTGATTTCGAGCCCACCCTCGATACCGAGCCACTATTTATACCCCCGAAATAATAACAATCATTTGCATGGTTCAATCTACAGAGACAAACTGAAAACAAATGATCTCCGGTCCAATCCTTTATATACCCAATTCCCTACGCTCCACGAGTGTGGTTTCATCGAGAAAAAGTTTCTTCGACCTCCGCAGTGTCtctttttatattattattatcttcGGTTTCTTTTATCCTTCGATCCTGAAAAACACGTGGTTTTGAGACGTAGGAGTTTAACGTGTGAACGGAAACGTGACGTGTCGCAGgctcttgaaaaaagaaaaaattatttcaagttGTCACGTCACCTCAAAAAggaataatcatgtttatCGATTTCTGATAATGTTTATTTTCTATGCTACGATTCTCGAAACGGACGACCAAAATCCTCATTCTTCTGCGTGGAACTTTGTCGTATTTCGTGTGCaactgaaaattgaaattttataaatggaCAGAAAATTATTTGAGTTATTGCGTAAaatgtaaattttcctgatgcCTCGGTAAGTGCAAGCATGAAACTAAATTATTTGGTCTCGATATCGTGAATTTGGAATTCCCATTGAAAGATTGCCCACTGTTACATAATAGTGCAGTtggaattcaaaataaaaagagtgTAGCGCTCTGCCGAGACTACACCGAAGCGTTCACGAACTCTCGACAgctattttcatcatttttctttcaagttACAATTCCATTTAAATTGATATCAAAGTTTATCCTTCTCTGAATTTCTATTTGTCGTATTAAGCATTTTTGTCATAATAATTTCGTTCTTCGTGTCACATTGTCTTCACACTGAACGGTGATTGGAACctacaattttttatcgcttatttttttcttgtcctTTATCATCGTAAATAGCCTTCGATTGTCTCTAATAAACCGTTGTGCGAATTGCGTAACGAGTAACGAGTGAAATTCACGATTCAAGGCCATGTTTCAATAAACTTGAAAGTATTTAAATACGAATCTCAATGTAATCGACTCTGATTTCGACGGAgcaatgacttttttccgTTATTCACCCCTTAATATAACGAATAATCGTAATGTTATAAAACGCTCGATAATTACGACGAAGATTTTGCTCTCATCTCGCGGGTTCACTGGTTTGCACAAAAGTAGGCTTGCACGAGCTACTTTCTCCCTTCGCGTATATTATTTATACCTTTCAACGTATTCACCATATAAAACTGGAATTTGAAATGCTGATGacttatttttgaaaaatctttcgagtcTCAATAGTGAgagctttaaaaaaaattggtcatttttttttttcgaaatttaaaaGAATCTCGAGCACTCGTTGCATTATTACCTTTTGGGAGGATTGTTTTATCactagaaaatattttcttgaataaaaattattattgcatacgaaaaaaaatgtatttagcCCACTGTGGAATACTTGGAAAAGAGAACTTAGTTCAggaggtaattttttcaacattctttCGTTGAAACATGAGCTCTTTCTTCGGGTCAAATAACAATATCGATCGTTGGACAATTACTATAATAGGAaatatcatgaatttcgaTCATTCATCGTTTACGATGATAAGTAATGTCggttgcttttttttatttaattttatttcttaaaACTTCTTTGAACAGCTGCACTAgtagtttttttctctgtgtGCGAACCAGTCCCTGCATGAAGTCGAGAAAGGGTGGGTAAGAAGTGTAAGAGAAAAAACCAGCTTACTATGGACGGAAGTACCGACTTACTGACGTCACtgcattttattattattgtatttttattcaaattacgAAGAAAAACAACGTAATcacaatatataaattcagCACATACGGAAAGGAAAGAGAATCCTTGAAAGAATAAGGACCGTAATTTGCGACAGCAAAGAAACTGCCGGCTGGTTGGGCCAACCACCGTTGACTGATGTATACGAGAATTTCTCCGGTGCCAGCGATCCCTACTTAGCTTTACATTCCTGCCGTTAGTGTTGGCCGTGGCGCTAGTTTACGGTCACTGAGCTATCCTACCCTTTTTACCCCCACTAATATTCTCGAAGTGTACTTTCGATTAAACGATTAATCGACGGCACCTGTAAAATTGTGTACGTGTATTCCTATATATAAATGGCAATTgtgagaaatttccaagtttatCATTCGATTGGATTTTGGGCGAGATTCATCTAGGGACTCTGTTTAAAAGTGCGTGAAAGTTAGTTGAACAACAAACGAAAACATTTATACGTTGTTCATTGAACATGAAATTAATCGTTCTTTTCTCATACTtcaatgcaattttttcataagaaaATTTAGGAGAATGACAATTTTTATAGTGATTGAATTAATCGCTCAACCGGCATACAGCGCCAACTTGCTGCGCTTGCGCACAGCTCGACAAAGACCGGTCATCGAGCGCGCTCTTCCTAGGCGCGATAAGCCAAACAAATCACAAAATTCCTTCGCGGTATCGGGTTGaaacaaagagagaaaaaaaacaacgatacGCAGTGTGGCTGGCGCATTAGCCGGTCGTTCGTTGTTTTACTACGTGCCGTGGTACGTATCATCTTAACAATTATTTAACAAAGTTGTCGTGTATAGTTCGAGGCGGATAAGGATCCCGAATCAACAAAAACATTGCACGTTCTTTCCTCacctcgaaatttattattaactTCAGAGCATGTCCAAATTACGCGATgtcaaaaagaaaagaaaaagaaaattggaaaaattacaaTTGCCTGATAACCCTCGAGTTAATCAAGATGATGTACGTTATTTTGTCCTGATCGCATGCTTGTTAAATACTATTAAAACATGCGTGTCTTTATTTTACGCGATTGCGTCGTGTGCGATGACCTTCAGCGGCGTTTTTCGATTcaaccgattttttttattcgttccgcCTCGTCCAGAAAACCAAAAGATGGTTTCGAACGAACGAAATTCCGCGTGCAACAACGAAGTCGTCGGGGCAGAGAACTTGATTACCAAATTTCATAGTATGAATTGGCTCAAGAGTCCGGCCATTCCGTATGTTCGGCttatcatgtttttttcttatcactCACAAACTAATCTGTTCAGTTAGCAATATTCTGTTATCATTTTGACAGCTCATTTTGCCCAGAGGCGTAATAGTACCATTCTGAAACTGAAATTCTTCGTTTCCCACAGGCATCGCATAATCTCTCACGAAGAAATGGCTAATGGTAGAAAAGGAAAAGCACGTGGAAGGAATCGGACAGCTCAACAGAATAGATCACTCTCGGATAATGATCCGGGATCATCCAATACCGTCTGGAACGGTAACAAAAAACTTGGAGAAAGCTTGTTTCGCAAAGCGAATGCTGCTACTACGACTGAGGCTGAATCTGATGAAGATATGAAGAAGGCTATGGAAGAAAGCAGGAAGTTATATGAGGAAAATAATCGGAAGATTGCAAATCTTACTATTGCGGACGATGACGATATCGACAGAAAGTCGGATGACGATGGGTTTTGGTAAGAAATTGGAATCATTTagaattttgacattttatACGCTGTGTTTTacattaatttttcaagttattAATCACTTGATTTTTGcaattgtacaattttttaaacactCATTTTAACACAATATGGTGAGTTTCGATACTCGCTATCTATATATCTGggtatttgtttttctttgtaattctcataataaataaagaaacaaatataaatttgaaatctgtagttttttttgttattttgcaATTACctcaaattgttatttttacttttgcaACGCGTTCGTTTTTCACTAACTTGTCATATTTACAAATCTGGGCATTCGAATTGTTcacaattcattattttatgatttgtgacatttcaaattttaacaaattcaCAATCTTCAGATTTCCTTGTACctattttttttacgtatATGTCAAATTTGCGAAGCCCAATTTTCGAAACGCTATTGTCCAACAactaatttgtttttctttattcaggACCAAGAAGCAAAGTAATTTGCCAGATCCAGAACCAGAAGAATCTGCAAAACCATCCGATACGAACAATAACGCATCCGCGAAAACCGTGATTGAAATACACAACCCTCCTCCGGGACGATCGATTACTGCGAGAAAATCTAGCTTCGTTGGAGGGagcgtcaaaaaaatcgaggaggcGACCTGCAGCAGGAATGGAATAGAGTCCAGGGGACGCGGAAGAGCGAATACGAGCAGTTCCGAGACAGCGAGAGGAGGGATCCAGAAATTTGCGACAATCGGTCGAGGTTCGCAAATCAGCGAACCACATTCGAGTATGAATCAGCAAAAAGAAAGATTTCAGAGTACCCTGAACTCCACCAATTCGGAAGAACCAGAAAATTGCAATTCTCATCGTAATGAATTCAGGCCGCAAAATAATCACGCAACAAACAGGTACAGTCAACCCAAGGAATATCCGTACAATCCGAGACGAGAAAATAATACGAGATATCGTTACGTCAAAGGACAGTCGCGAGTTGAGCGAGAAAGTGAGGAAAATCTGTCCAAAAACGACAATGAGATCGAAGCTATCCCAGAGAAATTTTCGTCATCCCACGAACGTTTGGAATCCCGGAAATCCAATCACGATGTTTCAGATAAAAATTTGCACAGAGAAGAACAACCTCCACAATTGAGAATTTTACAAAAGAGTGAAAACTCCGAAGCCTGTGAAAACGCTCTCAAACAATCGGAGAAACTTCGTTTGCAAGGATTCAGATCGAGATTGAACGGACCACGTCCCGACGACGAAGACATTCCATCAACGTCAAAACCAGAAGTTACCATTGCGACCAGTGTCGTTGACAATCTTGCAGAAAAATCGGCACCTCCTAAAAGTTTCACGCCAATGCACAATCCTCCTCCGGGATTCGTTGAAAATCAACCTTATTACCATCAGAACGAACCTCCCAGTAGCTATATAGCTGCCCGCCAAAGCTCGCAACCGTTGTATGATAACTTGGCTCATTACGATCCTTTGCTTTATCGACTTCTTCTGCAAAAACAGAGAGAAGATTATCTTTCGTCTCCGCAACGCCAAGTTTTCGAGAGTTACAAGAATTATCAGCCGGAGGAAGCACAAGAAGCAGCGGTACAAACTCCAATACCGGAAGAGCCCAGTTTCGTTTATACATTCCCCGCGCCATCGGATTATGTGATATTACACTCGCCTCATGATCCAGAAAATCCACTTTTCGTGCACCGGAGTCAACTAGGATTGATCAATCAGTTACCGGGAGAAGGTTACTATTGCCCTGAACGTGCTATGATCGCCGAAAATTCTTCGCCGAGCAACATTGTTTTTGTCGATAGCAGGCCAAACATTCAAATGGCAAACGAATCAGCAACGCTACGCGGTACCGCACCATCTCATCGTACTCGAATTCCGATTTTACAGACTCAGAACCTAAGTTTTCAGGCAGCACAGTTCCAAGAGCCATCATATGACGTGCCTCGTGACGGTCTCATCCCATCGCAGTGCAGACTTTTATCGAACCACGTGCGAGGACCTCCGGGATATCCGGCGACCCGCCCTGCTGTGCCGGCTAACATGATCCCACGAATCGTAACGACGCCTCGTGGTTTGGAACCAGGCCCTCGCCCgagaaccaattttcatggacAAGTATCACCTCTGATGACCCAATACGACGAAGCTTCGAACTTTGGCAACGAACATTTCGATTATTCACACGGTAGCAATAGAGTTCCGGGACCTTACAGGGCATCTTTCAATCAAGATACTCGTCAGCAGCATCAAACGGGACAACGTTCATATTCAAACGTGGAAGGAAGACGAGAAAAATTTCAGCAACAAACGCGTTAAGAGAACATTTCACTTTTTGAATTTGTCGAAGTTTGCATCCTTGGTAGGGGTCAcaaagtcttttttttttcagtattttaatATCGTCGAGAATTTGAGAGTCTCTCGAAATTTAAACAGCTGCAAATAGAACTCGACGATTAAGCAAAAATGATGGTTCGTGCTGCTTTCCAAAGGTGCAAACTTTGTGAACTTTAACTTCGTTCCTTGTGCCAAAGACTGTACAGGATTTCAaccaaattcatttttcttttcttttcttttcgtttaatttttctCCTCGCCGAAGACGAATTAATGTATACGGCAACGATTTTATACTCCTATATAGAATTCTTAGATcgctatttttctcattcccttGTTAAGAGAGTTTACGTGCAGTTGCGACATGCAAACGCTTAAACTATTGTGGCTCCAGATACTTTGCATTTAAAGtaatattcctttttctcgatgACATTACTATCATTTAccagtttattaatttttctttatgcTTCATTTGAAATTTACGGAATGTTATGAACcatcaattttccaaaaatttttcacacttgcttttttgtttctcattttatttttttctcctgacACTCGTTTCATTACATTTTCCCAAAGTAGAGAGtctgaaaaatgacgaaaattccactttcattgaattatttttttctttttcgttgttaaaaaaacgatttgctTTATATGTTTCGTTAAATGCAATGTGCCTCTTCGTAATAAACAATCGAAATGCGCTCTTCGATGACTATAAAATTAACTGACTCGAAAAGTTAATCAAGTGCctcaatgaaagaaaaattttgtgatTCTACGCACGATAGTGCCACTTTTCCAAAGCTATCCAAGCAATGATCATATCAGAGCAAAACATGCTTCGAGCTTTTGTGATGGAATTTCCACAAAGTGCGTTCACGATTAAAAGAATAAGTCTACGTACTTTTTCGAGCCCAGACCATAAAATGGTCGCGTGATTTGCTTCAGtatataaaatattaataGTTATGTAagagatataaatatattttaacgTGGAGGCATGACGACATTTATCTACGGGAAAATGAATGCTTCTTCGAGTTCGTTGAAAACGGAGCTTTGTGAACGAAAGCTAAGAAAAACGACGtgtattattttcttttttatataaataaaacctctACCAAATCGAGAGCAGCGTTTGttgtggaaaatttttatgagaatGTCAGGAGTTTGGTTTTATGATTGCaggaaatattagaaaaaaatcttgaatagTGTAGATGATTTTTCAAAGGCAAAGATTCATCGAATCTGGCAAAACCATGAATATTGTATACAAAGAAAGTGAAACTTCATTAATTTCAGTACAAAAtattattcatctttttttctaaCACATGAACAATCTTTTAAATCGTCAAAATAATTGTCTTTTAGGGAAAAATATCACGAGGCATTCTGAATTTATCACTGTTCAGAGATCAGTGCTGGAAATGTTTGGCTGTTTAGTCCTGTCGATATTCCTCGAATCGATGCCTTCCGTTACTGCATTGAGCTTGGGAGTCGTTCCAATTTGTCTCAGTATTGTCAATAATTCCAAATCCGAGTGTGCTGTCAATATCGGATCTTTCACGAGCTTTTGCAAGTTCTGTGAGAGTTGATTGGTCGGATTGAAAAGAATGAGATAGCCATTTTCCTTGGTCAAATCGTCGATAACTTCGCTGAGACCCTGTGAAAAAAAGCTCAAATTGAAAACCGttgactggaaatattttttgcgtCCAAAAAGCAAAACTTGGTTTTCTCACTTGCAATGCTGTAAAGTCAATCTTATCAATGTGTTTACAGTCCAACACTATTTTTGGTGGATCGACTAAGTTTTTTAGATTGTTTCGAGGCTTGTCGAACAAGCTTTTCGTCACTCGGGTTTTAAGGTAACTCACTGCCGGAAATTGCAGACCACCACTTGGTCTGACCAAAACGTAACATGCTGCAGCTGTCTGAAAAGGGTGGTTGAACGACAAAAAGTTACAAAGAATGTCAATAATCCAGAAAACTGCttaattcttcatttctttttacAGGAGGATGTCAAAGCAACGATTTCTCACGTATCGGTCTTCGATATGGATTTTTGGTCGGGCACTGAAATACGCCAGAATTCCAATGTCCACGGCCACTCCGATGAGAATACCCAACTCGACAGAAGCGAAAAGGCAGGCGAGGAAAGTCACCAGAGCAGGTAGAAGATCTCGTTCTATCCGTTAAACAAAATCgacagaaaaaaagtcatcgatTGTTGTTAATTGTCGGAAGTTCCTGAGCcttgattttatttattttggcaAAAGTGGTGAAATTgacgataatttgaaaaatactctttggatgcttattttgaaagttttttgtatttttttcaacctttttcttcgttttatacattttttatcgtcTACATTCGTTTTGGTCATACGACATCGTCTTCGctaagaaaaaacgaagaataatCGATCGTTAATATCACAAACGGGAAACATTTTATGGTGAAGACAAAATTTGGAGAGTTTTTGACTCGTTTTAAGGTTTCAATTCAGCAAAATATTTGAACAATCTGCCTCGTCTCGAGTGCTCACTGCATCGAAACTTTATACTCACTAGAACTTCTCCATAGGGGCTGAAGAATACTGAATTCGACCATAAATACAACAGCGCATATTATAACCGAGCTCAATGTTGCTCGTGGAATGTAATAGAAATAAGGAGTGAGGAAGGTCAGCGCCAACATGACCAGAAGACCTGTAAAGTGCCGCATAAATTAGGACTCTCGAAGACCAATCGTGGGATGGAAATGCTCAGGATTCTGAAAAGACGGCTGAGACCTGTGTAAAGCCCGCCCATAGGCGTTCTGACACCCGATGCATTGCTGACGGCGCTTCTGGAAAAAGATCCTGAAACTGGCATCGAGCGGAAGAACGATCCAACAACGTTGCAGAGACCCAAAGTTAGCATTTCTTGTGTTGCGTCCATGGTCTGTCCACGTGCTTTAAAAagtgaatgaaaatgagaaaagaatttcgttgcttaaatattttttaaaaatgctgATTCAATGAATGTTTGAAATCAACGCAACTGGAAAATTCGtagaaaaactttttaaaaatgcCCAAATTTATGTTAGTCTGTAATCTAAATTGTTCCTGTTTAAAAACTTACAGAAAGCTTTGGCAATGGCGACGTTCGCAATGAGGGAAATAATAGGCACAACGATTATTCCACTTCCTATGTGTGAAATCATTTCGGGGAAGCTGACGGTGTCGTTTCCGCGGACGAAGGAGAACGGCGGTGATTCCACACTCGGAAAACCTTTTTCCACGTGTCCGGTGAGTAAAAATGGTGCGCCTTCTGGTTGGCAATGTATTTCGTAGTAATACGATATTCCGGCGCTTATAATGACGACAATTGCGTTTCTGCCGATTCCCAACAGCCAGAATAATTTACTCATCATTCGGCTCGATGTTTTCAAATCTTTGAGACTCTGGGAAAA includes the following:
- the LOC122413746 gene encoding sodium-independent sulfate anion transporter-like isoform X1, giving the protein MTRINCKRLLRRRIPITRWLPSYSGADALGDLIAGLTVGLTLIPQAIAYASLAGLSAQYGLYSSFAGSLVYILFGTCREVNIGPTAVISLLTYTYTRGIPEYAALLCFLSGCVTIALGVLRLGFLVEFISRPVVSGFTSAVSIIVACSQIKGLLGIKINAERFIEIWKELYVHVNESRMPDLILSCCCIIILLILKSLKDLKTSSRMMSKLFWLLGIGRNAIVVIISAGISYYYEIHCQPEGAPFLLTGHVEKGFPSVESPPFSFVRGNDTVSFPEMISHIGSGIIVVPIISLIANVAIAKAFSRGQTMDATQEMLTLGLCNVVGSFFRSMPVSGSFSRSAVSNASGVRTPMGGLYTGLLVMLALTFLTPYFYYIPRATLSSVIICAVVFMVEFSILQPLWRSSKRDLLPALVTFLACLFASVELGILIGVAVDIGILAYFSARPKIHIEDRYTAAACYVLVRPSGGLQFPAVSYLKTRVTKSLFDKPRNNLKNLVDPPKIVLDCKHIDKIDFTALQGLSEVIDDLTKENGYLILFNPTNQLSQNLQKLVKDPILTAHSDLELLTILRQIGTTPKLNAVTEGIDSRNIDRTKQPNISSTDL
- the LOC122413746 gene encoding sodium-independent sulfate anion transporter-like isoform X2 yields the protein MTRINCKRLLRRRIPITRWLPSYSGADALGDLIAGLTVGLTLIPQAIAYASLAGLSAQYGLYSSFAGSLVYILFGTCREVNIGPTAVISLLTYTYTRGIPEYAALLCFLSGCVTIALGVLRLGFLVEFISRPVVSGFTSAVSIIVACSQIKGLLGIKINAERFIEIWKELYVHVNESRMPDLILSCCCIIILLILKSLKDLKTSSRMMSKLFWLLGIGRNAIVVIISAGISYYYEIHCQPEGAPFLLTGHVEKGFPSVESPPFSFVRGNDTVSFPEMISHIGSGIIVVPIISLIANVAIAKAFSRGQTMDATQEMLTLGLCNVVGSFFRSMPVSGSFSRSAVSNASGVRTPMGGLYTGLLVMLALTFLTPYFYYIPRATLSSVIICAVVFMVEFSILQPLWRSSKRDLLPALVTFLACLFASVELGILIGVAVDIGILAYFSARPKIHIEDRYVRNRCFDILLQLQHVTFWSDQVVVCNFRQ